The Epinephelus lanceolatus isolate andai-2023 chromosome 16, ASM4190304v1, whole genome shotgun sequence nucleotide sequence ATTGGATGAGCCTAATGAAGGAGGAGGGGCTATCTTGCCTCCAGGGGGTGGTGGGAGGAGTCCAAATCCACCTGAGCCTTGTGGGCGGGGTTTGTCCCTCTTTTTACCTTGCTggagacagaagaaaaaatacATCTCTCATTTTCTTGACACAACTTTGAGCTTACTCCCTTTCCACATTAGAAAAacgtcttgttttttttcattgtgttttatCATTTCTTTTCATGTCACTGCTGCTAAATGCCTTTTAGAGACAAGTTTAGTACGTAATTGAGTATCGACAAGGTATGTTAGTTTCGGTTAGTTTTGCCTTCAAGAGCACAACACCCACAAACCTGCAACTAACCACTTactttttaagcaaaaattgcagaatgacatgaaatacaagaagcctttccttttagtccagCACTCCATTGACTCGTTGAGCTTTATAGCTACATTTCCAAgcgctatccatttagaggtgatATAAttctaatgttttgtgatgtaaatatattgccttttatttcattttctgttggctttgctaaAAGACAGCCAGCTAGCTGTGTTAACATGCAGAAACGTGGCGTCCActgtccaccctctggtctccgaTGGTTAGCTAgactctgctgctctgcactgtacACCACCCTGGTCAAGATTACTGCTGGGAACACTTTACCAACCCATTGTGGCAGGACAGCATTGCTGCGGACACatgtgcccaccctccagtttgTAAGCAGCTAAATTACATGCAAAACcgctttagcattgttaactaacaaatgttagcaccactagtcCTGCTGACACAGCTAATAGTGATAACATAGTTAGCAATGCTAAATGATTTTGTGGCTCAAACTTGGGCTAGCTGGGATGAGATGCAaaggtgggcacaatgtttcctcAGCAATGGGTTGGGACAGTGTTACCAACGCTAATCGCCGAATGAGCAGCGCCGCTAGCTAGTGCACACCTAACCCAGGTGATGTGAACTCCAGAGTGGCTGAGGCTTATGTTAGCTAACCAGTAAAGTATGAATACTGCACTAGTTGTGTTCTTAATGTGGTACAACAAAGTCGTAGTACTACTAAACTAAAGAGCAGCAAAATTAGCCAACATTTGTAACCTCTAGGTGGTTAATCCCTAGTGTTGAaaaagagctaaaaaaaaacttgatttgCAAGAGCCATGTGATGAAGAGTTGGTAACTAAATTGAAATTATGACTTTCCGGTAATTGATTTGTGAACTACAAATGGTACTCAACACTTGAGCTCTCCATTTACACTTGAGCTCCATTTTAAGTTATTTTGGCAGCATAAAGTTCTCTCCAAAAAGCCGGCTAAATCAATGTGTCATTTCCGAACTATTTTGACTACTTGCAGGCTAATTAAATTATAAAACCACTGACCAAAAGACCATTACTTTCTGCACTTTTCAACAGCATAAttttataaaaaatgttttgaaaatgtagTAATAGCCGCACACTTTAAGGTCCTTACCCCTATGTTGAGTGTGATGGTCTGTCCCTCTTTAAAGCCCAAGTCCAGTTTTGGTCCTGAATCACCGAGCTGGGCGCTTTTACTAATTTCATTCTCCTGTTTCACCCATCTGCAGGCAGGCAGggacacacatatacaaaccaTCAGCACatatacagaaataaacaatGCATCTCAGCAGTTTCCAGGAAAACTACAGCATGCAGCTTTCCACAAGTACTGTGCTGTATATCTCAAAGGCAGCATCTTGTTTAGGTTGCTTCTGCTGCAGATGGCTGCAGGACAGTAGGAAATGCATAACAGGTTAAATCTGTCAGTACTTTGGAAAGAAAACTACTGACAGCCTGCATTATGATGATCAGTCCTGTGTTCACTGCCGTGAATGTGCATGCTTTAAACCAGACTCAAAGTTGTCTAAAGTGTGAACGTAAACAGATTACATAAATTTCAAGGAGAAGAAGACAATCACGTTTTTTCACTAAAACCACCAAGTCAATGCTTTACTTGAAATGATCCTGCAAAGCCACGTTGAAATCGAATGCATCCCCTCGGTCGCCGAAGCCAACTCCTATGAAAGCACTGCGACCTGCAGACAAGAGGCGAAGTTACAGTAACTGACATGAACAGAGTCAACATTGAGTTCTTCACATCAGCATGCTTAAAGGGGATTCAGAGTCTTCAAAAATGCAATTTCAGAACATGCACATCCTCACCGTTGTCATCCTGTATCCGCAAAACAAAGTAACGGCTAGAGTCGCTGACTGTTTCTACTGCAACACCAGGATATTCCTTAATTGGTGCCTGGGCAAACAGCTCCCCTGTTGGACGCAAGGGGAAATGACACGACATAGCGAACCATGTGTCAAAACAGTAACCTATCCATCCATTTATTAACCCCTGGGAGCTACAGCATATTTGGGGTACATATTAGACTGTCTCTGATTTGGGAAAGTAACACACAGGTCACACCTGAGACCTTGTCCTCCAGCTTTACGTACGCCACTTGGCCCTTGGCTGTGATCCTCATTCGACCAGACCAGTCTGGAGTATCCAGCTTCCAGTCAGCTGCCCTGTAGACAAACACAATGTTAGACTGACGTTACACCAATAAAAATGAACTATACATTAACAGAACATTGATCAACATTGACATATTAACTTTTAACAGCTTTAAAGagatagttcagatcttttgaagtggggtctTTGCGGGGGTTAGcgacaaaacatattttagtcatCTTAAAAAAAGTATCAGCTCAAgagtacgctatatttagaatattttcaccactttaccttccTGTCAGACAGCAATTTCAGGAAACTGAAGCCAATGTATCACTTCGTTttaagccagactccattgagaaaaacaatgatttaacaTCGCTGAACACAGAGGGCTGCCTCTATCATTTTCTTTGTCAGTATGATTATGTGACTTAAGTGAATCTAGACTAACCAacttaaacaccaaagtcactcaattacacaaacaaactgattaaCTGATCAAAGCAGCGGTACACTAGCAGCTCCTGTATTCTGCAAgcttaaattattgtttttcttaaagGAGTCTGGCGGTTTTGACTAAAGCATGGATGGGGAACTTGATGCATTAGAAAGGGCTGTCTGCAGCCAGGTAAAGCGGTGGAAATTTATATTCTCAATATAGAGTATACataaactgctttttttttttttgagtgggACTTTTTCAGTTGGCTAaactacattttgctgctgccccccttCCACAACTGTACATTGCTCAGCTTCTGTGGCAGTACTGTGCCACCTCCTACTGTAGTAATACACTGGCTATGGATAAGTTCCTCATACAACCACACTTCGacagatccaaactatccctttaaccacTGAAATCTGGATTTCAATAACCAACAACGTCCTGCTTAATACTTCCATGATGAGAAAACATGTGAGGCTATGGATATGCCAAGTGGCAGCATATTATAATCAGCTAAATCTGTGATATTCTGTGAGATCTGAATCATTGCAAATGACAAAAACTACTACTATAGTTACACCCTTCAGGAACATATTAGTACCCATGTAACAGGTCATAGCTTTGCTGTGAGTAGGAAGACAGTTTTTATGTAATTTGAAGAACTTTTAGAGATATGAAGAAATTAAagtgttatgtgttttacttgTTTTAAGGATTTTTGAGGCTCACAAAGGTGAAAGTATCCAGTAGTACATGAGAAACGTTGATTAAACTTAATTTCTCTCATCCCTTTAATCATCTTGTGTCCCTTCATATTTATCTTGGAAACTATTTTTATAGCTAATACAGACTAGTTATATATTAATTTGGGTTTGTGCATGAATAGAAAGGTGGGTAACATCCACACCTCTCTGTCTAACTTCTTAACTTGTACTGTATCTGAAGTGGGACAAAAATCGATCATGTGAGGTTGTTGGCCTTATGGATCTATGTAAAAGGTTGCTTATGAACATCTtatgatttattaatttattcttttataATCCCTGCCTGTATGCCTATGCCCACCCATGGTATTACACACCTGCATGTCTAGAGTAGACATAAAGTTTTAATTTCTCATGACGACCTCAAGCAGACAGAAAACCCTGAAAACGATTTTCCCCTAATCCACAATGTCACTGTGTAAAGAGGACATCCAAGCTGTCACACAAGCGAGTGAACTGTCCTGGCAGACCGCCCGTATCGACCCGGCATGATGACAAATACCCCCGTCACATCTGACAGCTCAACCGCTCAGGAAAACAAAGCGGCACAGAGAACCAGCCACAGATCCAAACCGTAAAAACCCTCAACTGGTAACGGATTTTCATCTGCGCTCTTCCAAAGACACACCACATAAAGCCCCATATTCGTGACTTGAAAAGCATGTTATGGCAGCGAGCAGTCAAAGTGAAATGCCCGCACTGTCGAACGACACCGACCACCGTTAAACCATATTTGACAGCGTCGTTCACGGCGGCCGGTGAATTCTTTACCTGTATGCGCGGTTTGAAGCTCGCGGCGGGATGCGATAAACGTTGACATCGGGTTTCACGCACAGGATCGACTCGTACTCGCCCTCGGCCGCCATCTTGATTCAACTGTTATTGATGTGGGAGTCGTGGTTGTGACTCATTTATTCGGTTCTGTTCTgaagggggggagggggggggcttgcgtgtgtgtgcgtgtttgtgtgtgtgcgtgcgcgcgtgTGAAAATTAGTGTAtatgtgcgcgcgcgcgtgtgtgcgtgcgtgcttACTCAGTAACCCAAATGCATCAGAAATGTTacattagggactgttcgttacttattaGAGGGCAGGGGGTGGTGCGAAAAAAGGGGAGCCATGTCAAAGATTTCTTtcagcactggggagggacttgtgtttttaattttggcttaggggaggggcatGCAACTTTAGATGGctctattttgtatttattttactacggatttttaaattaaacatgtcTGGCAAAATAACACCATTCATCATActcagaaactgtaaaaacatgaattattttcagattttcagATTTCCGATGGCCCTTAAACACTTCATGTGGGATGAACACTTCCGTCAGAAAAAATTAATAGCCAAATCtaaaccaaaaataataaagacTAACCATTCGTACTAACTTACCAGCATGCATGACAAGGGTTAAAGGCAAGGCATTTTACATATCCAGAATTTACTCTTTatcttttaactttcaaacatcaaaggatacatttttaaaatctaacagaccaaatcacaatgtATATTTAGGCTACTGTAACTTCCAAGTCGAAAATCCTTGTGTCACATACATAAAATCCAATGGCACTGAGCAAACCATGCCTCAGATAGtaagtttttagccacctaaaagaaagaaaaaaaaatcttaataatTTACAATAGTTTTACCACTTttccttgccatcagacagcctttTCCAACAGCcattatctcaaagccaccaaactccactgacaaaaacagtaatttaacttaGCAGAACAATACGTTACTGGTTTACCACTGCCTCAATTGTTTATTGTGTAAGGTAAAACGAAGTAATTAtttaaatatagcgtacacttacaCTGATCTTGATTATTTAGGtggcaaaaatatattttgttgcaGCCCCGTTCACAGCAGTACATAATACAAATAATGATAGCAAAACAAGAAAGAATAGAAAATAAGCAtagcagaaacatcagataggTCACACCACTGTTTAACTATATTTCTTTTAACATTACAGTTACGGCTGAAAATGGCAACAGAAGTCTACATGTTTCCCAGTTTTACATATCTCCACAATTGTATTCAACTGTCTGGAAGTGATTGTTGTATTTAGTGCAACATTACAGTGATTTAGTCTAAAACTGATTTAaagtggagggagggtcatgcatgtCCCCcaagtcactcagggaggctgaagaaaaaatatttgtagcttcacCTCAATCAActccctcctctgataagtacaTAACAGTCCCTTACTGTCATGAAACTGCTTGATATTTCTATTTCtggtaatttatttttcagtttcacaATAAACGACGCAGAATTGGTTAACAGAAATGTGTATTAactgaatataaaaaataaataaataaataataatgtatcGTGAGGGGGCGTGGACTTGCAGGTGCTGAAAACTGCGGAAGCGGAAATCGCCGTCGTGTCGTCTCCTCGAAGATTCCTGAAGCTCCACTCAGGGttagtcttttatttttgttgcagaTACGCACATTTAATACACACAATGACACTCGGAcaacttttgttgttttaaaataaaaggagCGGATGTTTCTAGAAGTACAGCTCTTCATTTGCTCGCTAAAGCCTCATAATTAAGAAGCTAGATTGACAACAACCTTCGACTGTTAGCCATATTGACGGTAGCTGGCCGTCTTCAGTCGCTCTCCGAGGTCCTGAAAACACGAACTAGGAATCCTCACGGACACGTGAGCAAGCACATTTACTTACAGCTGTCAGGGGTCAGACTGATCACCCAGGTGCATTATAAATGAGGTTGTAGCTTATATTTTCTCACAACAGCTCCACGATGCTGGCAGCTAACTAGCTTGTAGCTTAGCCAGACAGCTAACCTAGCTGAGGATCTGTGTTTGTCGCAGTGATTATGACAAACTGGCACGAGCTGTCACATACAGTAGGTGCAGGCACACCTTTAGTCTGTCTTTGCAGTCACGGATTTATAACTGACTGCTGCTTGCCATTGTCTCTTAGTGTAAACCTATGCCTCAGctatgtttttatgttgacTGGTTCCTCCCTGCAGCTGTAGGATCTGGTTTCTGACATCCTGAGATAAGTCAATGCAGACAGGGGGAGGAGAGAGCATCAGGATGTACGCTTACTGAGCCAGCACTCAAGCAACGTAGAAATAAATCTTTGACAGCACTGACTTTATAAAAGGtatgtgagtttgtgtgtgttggtgttgtttcaCGATGTGTAAGCATGTGTATAGTATGATTGTGGATTCCTCTTCTCTGTAAGCATTAAGTTGACAAGTGTTCTCTGAATCAGATCACGGTGGTTTGATTCCCCACCTCCCCACCAGACACCATGACGTCCTCTATGCTCCGCCGACAGCTGAAGAACCTGGTCCAGAACTACTCTGAGGCTGAGGTCAAggtaaaaaatattaaaggaaGAGGGTGAAGAACTAAGTGAACTCCAATACTCCCATTCCCATTTCAGCTAGATTTTTCCCTCTTGCAGGAAATTAAAAGCTTTATAGTTGTATTCTTTAAGTTAAGAGCAAGAGTCAGTATAAGTGGGAAGAGAGATGGGGGTGACCTGTGCTTTAAACATTCAGGCAACGAGCACATGATGCACATTTTTAACATCTAGTGAGAAATTTTAGATGTATTGTGCATCATTTTATACTTACTGTTAGTCAACATCGTCTTCAGCATTTAAATACAGTTCTGTCACCTGGAAAAATTGTCTCTACAACACAAGTTTGAAAGGAAGTACCACATACCTATAAAGGGTCAGCTGAGTTCAAGAAGTTAAGATCAATaggacattcattcatttaaaattcAACAGCATTAAACCTGTACAAGTCTCTTTCGTCACAGGGAGCCAGTCTCTTCCATCCTAATCTTCAGGTTTTCAGAATCAGTGAACTATGGGGTTATTTTTCTTGCTAATATGCTGATCTGATGAAATATGATTGGTAATAACTGATCAGGACATATTACTTGTCATTTttgtaataatgataaaatgagATGATGGCAAAGATGGCTTGCTACACTGCAATCAGTGCCACGATTTTTAACCGTGAGCCTTTTTGTCACAAGCTGGCATCTCTGATATTTGGACTGCAGTCACCTTATATTTCCTAAACACTGGCATTGCTTGCTTTGCTACTTTTGCAGGTGAGAGAGGCGACATCTAATGATCCATGGGGTCCTTCCAGCTCTCAGATGGCTGACCTCTCTGATCTGACCTACAATGTGGTGGCCTGCAACGAGATCATGACGATGCTCTGGAAGCGCctgaaagatgacaagaactgGAGACACATTCACAAGGTATCGATAACAAAGCATAATAAGTGAATTATCCAACAAGACTGTGGTTAAAATGGCAATTCAAacattcattattttggatgttttgtcAGGCTTAAAATTTCAGTATATTTATAGGGAGGGACATTTTCAAATAACCCATTAACCCTTTATTTGTACAGGGTGATTGGTAGCTGTAACACCAGTTACAGGTTGCTTAAACTACCTTAAGTTTTAAACTTAAGTTTGTCCCTTTTGCAACATATTACCCTAAGCTGAGGGTTTCATTTAGGAGTGTTGCATAAAGCATCTTAGGTTGTCTCCTTGACTAAGTGTTTAGGCCAAGGCTTTCATGGTAGTTACTGTCATAATACAGCACATGCGCACTTCAGTAACCATGGTTAAGCTTCACTTACATTACCATCCTTTAATGTTATTTGACAGCAGTATTGTCAGTCTTAGCTAGCTTCTCcaaaatgaacacaaaataGATTACAAACAGAAAATTAAAGCGAAGTGGTGAGAGGAATCTCGCTGTAAAACAACTATAGATGAAGTAACGTTAGTGAAGAAAGATGAAATTATTACTGTGACAGCAATAAAGGAAAAAGCCAAACAAAAAGTGGTGAGTGTCAATTAAACAATACAGCTACCGTTGATATGTGAGACAGAGTTATGTTAACACGGCTTGCTATAACAGAGCCCAAGCTATACCATAAACATTTGATCCTTCTAAAAGATAACATAACTCAGTATTAACTTTAGCTCTGTGTAAATTCAATAAATGTGACAAGTTGCGCATGCTCATAGTGTCCAGTGGATTTTCTCTGTCCTtggtgtctcctcctcctcagtcacCATAAATCAACATATTGTCTCACATTCTACAGATTATTTAACTTTCAAGAGACGGGTTATGGGTCCCTTAAATGTTCTGAGGGAAATGGTTACTAAGGATTTTTTTAAGGAAATGTATAAGGACAAACATTCAGACCAAAGGGTTTTCACTTACAACACCCTTATTTCCCTGTTTAATGCAACCAGGCACAGATCCATCTGTGTTATCTCAGATGAATGACTCGCATACCCCTctccaccaaattagctctggttcttgaaccggTTCC carries:
- the necap1 gene encoding adaptin ear-binding coat-associated protein 1: MAAEGEYESILCVKPDVNVYRIPPRASNRAYRAADWKLDTPDWSGRMRITAKGQVAYVKLEDKVSGELFAQAPIKEYPGVAVETVSDSSRYFVLRIQDDNGRSAFIGVGFGDRGDAFDFNVALQDHFKWVKQENEISKSAQLGDSGPKLDLGFKEGQTITLNIGQGKKRDKPRPQGSGGFGLLPPPPGGKIAPPPSLGSSNHNIVPQTGDMATGCLLELDSSNSNTVVQSNASSDVWGDFSAPASSVPPPSRPQNAGNWIQF